A genomic segment from Nitrospira sp. encodes:
- a CDS encoding Sulfatase modifying factor 1 precursor (C-alpha-formyglycine- generating enzyme 1) yields MIALKSVRSHLVVLCLLLIMSRQPSVLGASGPQDMVLVPAGEFTMGTAVDSGGLPDEQPLRRVYLGAFWIDRYEVTNAAYHQFVLATGYPAPTHATPASTLWEHNAPLAGSEQHPVVNVSWLDAVEFCRWAHKRLPTEAEWEKAARGTDERTYPWGNEWDIGKGNSASYWAGRTVQFADSTEWEAFWIKGEGAAISKRKGLKGEILTLPVGSFPAGAGPYGTLDMAGNVAEWVQDWYNPNYYRTATLSDPQGPERGAIKAMRGGSWLKPAISLRTTDRDWGTMDSRPSGTGFRCAQDAY; encoded by the coding sequence ATGATCGCGCTGAAATCGGTGCGTTCACACCTGGTTGTGCTCTGCCTCCTGCTGATCATGAGCCGGCAGCCATCGGTGCTCGGCGCCTCCGGTCCGCAGGACATGGTGTTGGTCCCAGCCGGCGAATTTACGATGGGAACGGCGGTGGACAGCGGCGGCCTGCCGGATGAGCAGCCCCTGCGCCGCGTCTACCTGGGTGCGTTCTGGATCGATCGCTACGAAGTCACGAATGCCGCCTACCATCAATTCGTGCTGGCGACCGGCTATCCGGCGCCGACCCATGCCACTCCGGCATCGACCCTGTGGGAACACAATGCGCCGCTGGCCGGCAGCGAACAACATCCTGTCGTCAATGTGAGCTGGCTCGATGCCGTTGAATTCTGCCGCTGGGCCCACAAACGGTTGCCGACCGAAGCGGAATGGGAGAAGGCGGCACGGGGGACGGACGAAAGGACGTACCCCTGGGGCAACGAATGGGACATCGGCAAGGGAAACAGCGCCAGTTACTGGGCCGGACGAACCGTGCAATTCGCCGACAGCACGGAATGGGAGGCGTTCTGGATCAAAGGAGAAGGCGCGGCCATTTCCAAAAGGAAAGGCCTCAAGGGTGAGATCCTGACCTTGCCGGTCGGCAGTTTTCCCGCCGGCGCCGGCCCTTACGGCACATTGGACATGGCCGGCAATGTCGCCGAATGGGTACAGGACTGGTATAACCCCAACTACTACCGGACGGCGACGCTCAGCGACCCGCAGGGGCCTGAGCGAGGGGCCATCAAGGCCATGCGCGGTGGGTCCTGGCTCAAACCGGCCATCAGCCTGCGGACGACCGACCGGGACTGGGGCACAATGGACAGCCGCCCATCCGGCACCGGATTCCGCTGCGCTCAGGATGCCTACTGA
- a CDS encoding UspA domain protein: protein MVNLMTTSTKGNDPLLKSEQASTGKTSPKKILIAVEDSDESIRAVQYVGSLLRETHDVSVTLFHVLNPMPRELMEHGGSENPEVENHLGEQLRKDQEEWLRTEGAIEYPILVKALERLGQTGFPIDRVTLKFGYERDIADTIVDEARAGSYGTIVVTRHGPTGSKRLFGSSVTDRLLRDLSGIALWILG from the coding sequence ATGGTGAACCTGATGACGACATCAACCAAGGGCAACGACCCCCTACTCAAATCGGAACAGGCCTCCACAGGCAAAACCTCCCCCAAGAAAATCCTGATCGCGGTGGAGGATTCGGATGAGTCGATTCGTGCCGTCCAATATGTGGGATCACTGCTGCGGGAGACTCATGACGTAAGCGTAACGTTGTTTCATGTCTTGAACCCCATGCCGCGCGAACTGATGGAACATGGCGGGTCCGAGAACCCGGAGGTTGAAAACCACCTGGGAGAACAGCTCCGAAAAGACCAGGAGGAATGGTTGCGGACGGAGGGCGCCATTGAATACCCGATCCTGGTGAAAGCGCTGGAGCGCCTCGGACAGACCGGGTTCCCCATCGATCGTGTCACGCTCAAATTCGGGTATGAACGCGATATCGCCGACACCATCGTAGATGAAGCCCGAGCGGGATCGTATGGCACCATCGTGGTGACTCGTCACGGACCGACAGGAAGCAAGCGACTCTTCGGCAGCAGCGTCACCGACCGCCTGTTGCGCGACCTGTCCGGAATCGCACTCTGGATCTTGGGATAA
- a CDS encoding Two-component transcriptional response regulator, LuxR family, which yields MSILIIDDFQEERDLLQGILHSAGFGPLLPIATAREGLQHLGVGKKGKATSAVDLVLMDLEMPEIDGLEACRQIRADERLQSLPIIVITAHSAAEDIQASYTAGATDYIRKPVIPAELIARTATALSLKQEVDARKIREQELLERTKELDHAFEQITTLRGTLHICAKCKRVKTDGVHWQRIEDYLRQQARSKVTEAVCDSCLHQAYPHLKQAR from the coding sequence ATGAGCATCCTCATCATCGACGACTTCCAAGAAGAACGGGACCTGTTGCAGGGCATCCTCCACAGCGCCGGCTTCGGTCCCCTGCTGCCGATCGCCACGGCAAGAGAAGGCCTTCAGCATTTGGGGGTGGGAAAAAAGGGAAAGGCGACGAGCGCCGTCGATCTGGTCTTGATGGACCTCGAAATGCCTGAGATCGACGGGTTGGAGGCCTGCCGGCAGATCAGAGCCGACGAGCGCCTCCAGAGCCTGCCCATCATCGTCATTACGGCGCACAGTGCCGCGGAAGACATCCAGGCCTCCTACACCGCCGGCGCGACGGACTACATCCGCAAGCCGGTGATTCCGGCCGAGTTGATTGCACGCACGGCGACCGCCCTGAGCCTGAAACAGGAAGTCGACGCCCGGAAGATCCGCGAACAGGAACTGCTGGAACGCACCAAGGAACTCGACCATGCCTTCGAGCAGATCACCACACTCCGCGGCACGCTTCACATCTGCGCCAAATGCAAACGAGTAAAAACCGACGGTGTCCATTGGCAACGCATCGAGGATTATCTGCGCCAACAGGCTCGTTCCAAAGTCACGGAAGCCGTGTGCGACTCCTGCCTGCATCAGGCCTATCCGCACCTGAAGCAAGCCCGGTAG
- a CDS encoding Oxygen-independent coproporphyrinogen-III oxidase-like protein YggW: protein MSGRTGRGLYIHIPFCRRRCSFCAFYLEIHQARVAEEFLSSLLTEMRLYGDLRLFGPEPMNSIYFGGGTPTTLSPQQLTTILSEAKHSFVLAHDAEVTLEAHPESVTLDGLRHLRDGGFTRISFGAESMNQEELDLVGRPGSVLNNTHVVIAAREAGFTDINLDLMYGLPGQTIESWMASLQRTIDLAPTHLSCYALTVEEGTGLQTAIQRGTAPAPDEALQNDMESLAEYLLDHAGYTRYELSNYCRSGFASRHNKLHWTGGQYLGLGPSAQSYVGSRRFGNVSDLIAYNRSLRDGTLPVAESEQLTRLEDSCERLVFGLRMTEGISLQDKELLTLPRLSDTIHELIVDDLLERQGERIRLTTRGRRYADSVAVTLLTSLDQPDRVPSP, encoded by the coding sequence ATGTCTGGACGCACTGGCCGCGGCCTCTATATCCACATCCCCTTCTGTCGCCGGCGCTGCAGCTTTTGCGCCTTCTACCTCGAAATCCATCAGGCGCGCGTCGCCGAGGAGTTCCTGTCTTCCTTACTGACGGAAATGCGTCTGTACGGTGACCTCCGTCTATTTGGACCGGAACCGATGAACTCCATCTATTTCGGCGGCGGAACGCCGACCACCCTCTCTCCTCAGCAACTTACGACCATCCTGTCTGAGGCTAAGCATAGCTTCGTATTGGCTCATGATGCGGAAGTCACTCTCGAAGCCCATCCGGAGTCGGTCACCCTCGATGGGCTCAGGCACCTGCGCGACGGCGGGTTCACAAGAATCAGCTTTGGGGCGGAGTCCATGAACCAAGAAGAGTTGGATCTGGTCGGCCGCCCCGGCTCTGTCCTGAACAACACTCACGTCGTGATCGCCGCCCGCGAGGCAGGTTTTACCGATATCAATCTCGATCTGATGTATGGCCTGCCGGGACAAACCATCGAGAGTTGGATGGCCTCGCTGCAACGCACCATCGACCTCGCTCCGACCCACCTCTCCTGTTACGCCTTGACGGTCGAAGAGGGGACAGGTCTGCAGACCGCCATTCAACGGGGCACCGCCCCCGCCCCCGACGAGGCGCTGCAAAACGACATGGAAAGCCTGGCCGAATACCTGCTCGACCATGCGGGGTATACACGCTACGAGCTATCAAACTATTGCCGGTCCGGGTTTGCCAGCCGGCATAACAAGCTCCACTGGACCGGCGGCCAATACCTGGGCCTGGGACCCAGTGCGCAATCCTATGTCGGGAGCCGCCGCTTCGGAAATGTGAGCGATCTGATCGCCTACAACAGATCCCTGCGGGACGGCACCCTTCCGGTGGCGGAATCCGAACAACTCACGAGGCTTGAGGACAGCTGCGAACGGCTGGTCTTCGGTCTGCGCATGACCGAAGGGATCTCACTTCAGGACAAGGAACTCTTGACACTCCCGCGGCTCAGCGACACGATCCATGAGTTGATCGTCGACGACCTCCTGGAACGACAGGGTGAACGCATCCGTCTGACCACACGAGGCCGGCGATACGCGGACAGCGTCGCCGTCACCCTGCTGACAAGCCTGGACCAGCCTGATAGGGTGCCCTCCCCTTGA